TTCATCTTCAAAAGGGACGTCTTTGAAGAAAAATTTGACCATGATGTATACCAAAATAGAAAACACAAAAAAACCGGCGACACAGCTGTAGAAGAACCATGCTGGCAAACCCCATATGTAGTGATACTCCCTAACCGGTTTCCCGCCAAGCCCATAGGCAAATGCGTACCACCAGATAAAGTTCAGAACGGCTAGCCCGATACCCATCAGCGCTTCCCGATTGGATATTTTAAATCGCGGATCCATCACAACAGCTCCTTTCAGAATCCGTCAGTTTTTGTAGATCAATGTTTCTATTATGCCATAAAATAACGTCATTTTCTCGGTGGTGTCTTGTACGTGGTTTCTATGTGGCGCTTCGTGGTGCCCGCTCCGGGTGTCGTGGTGCCAGTTGTCGTGGTGCCAGGCACCACGTTTTGACACTTGTGTAAGAGCGGTGCCTGGCACCAAAAATAGGCACCAAAAATAAAACAGCCTAGCTATTCGAAGCTACGCCGTTCGTATTCCTTATTTGATCGGCTCGATTGGGCCGCGAAGTTCCCCGCCCGGACTAAACTCCGAATAAACATTCACATAAGCATTTCCTTCGATGATCTCTTCCACAAGCTTAGACAAAGGCATTCCTTGAAGTGGTCCAATTAAATCATTACTGGTTATGCTCCCTGTTACAATTCCTGTATTTAAGCTGATGCCAGGTTTTATAGAGCCAAGTAGATAAGCAGTAACGGGACCGTTTTTCCCTGGTTGTCCTATATGAATGCGCGCTTGAGTTAACTTTCTTAAATTATTAACCTGAAGCCGAT
This genomic stretch from Fictibacillus marinisediminis harbors:
- a CDS encoding CHRD domain-containing protein, encoding MLLKNFLCRLKGDHVVPPVGTRASGSTEFVLSSNGTKLHYRLQVNNLRKLTQARIHIGQPGKNGPVTAYLLGSIKPGISLNTGIVTGSITSNDLIGPLQGMPLSKLVEEIIEGNAYVNVYSEFSPGGELRGPIEPIK
- a CDS encoding YhdT family protein, which produces MDPRFKISNREALMGIGLAVLNFIWWYAFAYGLGGKPVREYHYIWGLPAWFFYSCVAGFFVFSILVYIMVKFFFKDVPFEDEPERQNLKEEQR